The sequence TTAcaatttttccaaaatactttTATATACCATCTGATTTAATGCCACCAACAAGTCTACAAGGTCTTGTCACAATCACTTAGTGACTGAGAGGGACTGATACCATGGcttaaaaaaaatgcaagaattgAACTTAAATTCAGTCTTCTGACTCCAAGCTCGGATTTTGCCACAAATCAGCAGCTGCCAGGGGCCAAAACCAGAGGCAGAGGTACCTTTCTACCTCTCATCCCAGAAACAGGATGAGAACACTTAGGGGACTGGGTCCTAAGATCAAAAGTCAGTTTCACGCGCTAATTACGGTTCCGAGGGGGATTGCGACATCACTACATTCCACTCCGCTATGGAGAATTCAAATATGAGGTGGAGAAGTcaagcctggagtcccagctacttgggaggctaaggcaggaggattacttaaggccaggagttcaaggccagcctgggcaacatagtgacattccgcctctcaaaataaatatgcatCTTAAAATGTGGGCTGGAACATCAAGTCGGCAGGAACTGTACACTCTGTGGTTTCGAGTCATACATCCTCACATGTTTGTTAATGTAAGAAATGCACCAATGCCTCTGAAACTTTTACATCAATGTATCCTCATGGCAAAAGGCAGCCTTTCTGTTGAACCTGGGAATTCAACAGAAAGAGGACAACCCAAGCTTCATTTCAGAGAAAAGTCTGGTATACTCTTAGAAATTTATGTGACTGTCATCCCTAAGTACattaatgtttttttctcaaGAGAataaagggaaactgaggcttcagaAAGATATTTATCCTGTGGCACTTCAAGTACCCCAGGCTGAGATGATATGAGGAAGATTCAAGCTGTCAAGTTCAGTTTCCCAAGACCTGTTCCAGAGGAGATAAGCAGATCTCATTCCAGAGACCACTGAAGGGCATTCTGGTCCCAGAACCATAGAGAATTCGAATATGAGGTggagaagtcagaaaaaaaatgttagtcTCTCTGGAGAGTAGAAGCCTGGGGGAAAATCAAACCAATCCCGTTCTCACATTGCCACCCAGAGATACTGCCAATGTTTTGAGCTCACGGGGGAAGTGTAGGCTTTTCACACTATCAGTGTCTATGTTAAGGGTGTAAGGCAGCCTGAAACCTCTCCCTCCTAGGTCCCATAGTCCCCAATCCTCTTCCAGCTGGAAATTTATGCTGTGACCAGAGGAACCAGAAGCGGGATGAAAACACTTAGGGGACTGGGTCCTAAGATCAAAGACTGGTCTCGCGCACTAATTACGGTTCTGGGGGGACTGTGACGTCACTACATTCCACTCCTGGGGGGGAACATCAGCGCGACGTCCGAGTCGCTGCTCTGCGATGGGGGAGGGGAGCGCAGGGCCAGGACCCAGGTCCTTGGAGACGCGAGCCCAAATCGCCCAGGTAGGTCCGATTTGGGGCGGCAGGAGGTGAGGGCCGAGTCTGGAGCGGGGAGCCCCGGGAGTCATGGGCCCAAAGTCACTGGCGAGGGCGGGGGTCTGAGTTGCTGGGGTCCTAGGTCCTTGGAGATGCCAGCCCAAAGAGCCCTGGGGCGGCAGGAGGTAAGGGCCGAGTCTGGAGCGGGGAGCCCCGGGAGTCACCAGCCCAAAGTCACCCGGGGGCGACTGGCGAGGGCGGGGGCTGGGCGGCTGAGGGGGCGGGGCTGGCTGACAAGACTTTTGTGGGGGGAGCCCAGAGGCGCTGGGGGGAGCCCAGCCCGGTGTGCCTCAGGAGTGGCAGGGACTCTGGCCGTGGTTCTGCCATCAgaatggggctggggctgggccaggGGGCCGCGACCCGGTGCACTTTACCTTTTTCTTCGCTGCGGCCAATTTGCTCTGTCGGGTTTCTTCCGACATCGCGGGGCGGGGAGGGAGGCGGGGTTGGGGCCACATCAGCGCGATCCCGGCAACCACTGCGGAAGTCAGTCAGCCACCGCGCAGCTGTGCGACTGAGCCAGAGGAGGCGTAACCAGGGCGGTACTAGAGCGCAGAATAAGGGCGTGGCCTCAAAGATCAAAGCCCATTCGTCAATGAAAAAGATAAAGCGGAAAGGAGGCGTGGCCAGGCAGCAGCGTGGCCAGAGGGACCTGTGGCGTCACAACAAAAGCTGCGCACGCACCGCTGTCCCCGCCCACTTCGGAGAGGGGCGGGGCCGGCTTTCCTTGGGTGCGCGCGCAGCTTGCTGTGCGACCGTCAAGCTCCGGGTCAGTGTTCCTTGCCCCGCGCACCTGAGAGGCCGCTCTCCGACTCCCGCGCTGGACCCTCTTGCGCCACTGAACCCCCTGATCCGGGGGCCTCGGACCCCAGGGCTCAGGAGGTGGGCGAGGAACGGACTCCACAGTTTCTTTCCTGACGTCTTACAGCCCTGCCCCAGACTTTCCCTTTCCAGAAATCACCTCCAAAGACTCCCATCCAGTGCTCCAGACAACCCCCGCCTCAGAACGCCCCCTTCCTAGAGGGTCTTTACCCTGATCCTGGGAGCATATCTGCCCCCTTTCCAGATGGATCCAGTCCCAGGCGCTCCTACTTCCCAGCTGCTCCTCCTCCCGCATCCCCACAGTACCCCTGTCCTCACAGCGGACTGTGGGTCCAATCAGGCTTTCCCCTCGGATTCCTCTCCAGGACTGAACCAGGAGGACTTACCCGAAGATGCCGCGGGGCCTTCCGCTCCCCTGTGAGTATTTCTTCCCCCACAGCCCCTTTCCCATCCCCGACCCTCCCTCGTGCGCTCCCGGCCCTCCTCCCCATCCCAACCGCAGCCAATCCCCGCTTAGCCCTCTTCCATATCTTCTCCTAGCCGACTGAGAA is a genomic window of Chlorocebus sabaeus isolate Y175 chromosome 12, mChlSab1.0.hap1, whole genome shotgun sequence containing:
- the SWI5 gene encoding LOW QUALITY PROTEIN: DNA repair protein SWI5 homolog (The sequence of the model RefSeq protein was modified relative to this genomic sequence to represent the inferred CDS: inserted 3 bases in 2 codons), yielding MKKIKRKGGVARQQRGQRDLWRHNKSCARTAVPXPTSERGGAGFPWVRAQLAVRXVKLRVSVPCPAHLRGRSPTPALDPLAPLNPLIRGPRTPGLRRTEPGGLTRRCRGAFRSPRPSPKSGQADGTSEESLHLDIQKLKEKRDMLDEEISQFISEGYSVDELEDHITQLHEYNDIKDVGQMLMGKLAVIRGVTTKELYPEFGLDMND